DNA sequence from the Bacillota bacterium genome:
TTTTCCGCTCCTGAAATCGTGCTCCTATATTCCAGGCGTAACCTTTCATGCGATGAAGTCATATTGTCAGAAAAAGTCCGCACCTCTGCTGCAAGCTGTTTGGTTAGTTCTGATCTGAATAAGACAATGCTTGAACCAAGAGAAATCAATGCCTGATTCCAGGGTTCCAGTAAACCTCTTATATTACTATCTCTTCTTTTCTCTTTAAGTATAAAATTTCTTTGCATTAAAACTCTTTGATAATCTTTTAAATCTTGAAAATATCTTAAACTCAGGCGAGAAGCGAACAAATTAATAAATCTACGTCGTATGGCAGGACCTTCCCTTATTATCAGCAGGTCATCCGGGCTAAAAGCAACTACTGGAAAATACTGCAAATGATCATACCGGTTGATCTGATTTTTATTAATTAGTATTTTTAGCTGACTGGCTTTTTCATAGCTGACCTGGATATCATAATATAAGTTATCCCTGGTAAAACGGCCTTTTAAAAAAAAGAAAGGTTCATTCCACTTGATAAGTTCATAATCACGTTTTGTCCGGAATGAACGTGTAACAGAAATATAATAAATTGATTCGATCAGGTTTGTTTTGCCCTGTGCATTATCTCCAATAATAACATTCAGATTTGGATAAAATTCCAATTGTTGGTTTGAATAATTACGAAAATTATTAATTGTTAGGTTATCAAGATAAAACAAAAGTTAAAACACCACCACAATCAGTTAACTTTTTTTATTGGCAGGACAAGGTAGAGATAACTATTGTCATCTATTAATCTGAAAATCAAGGGACCGCCGTCTCCATGAAAATCTATTATTATTTTCTGTACTTCAATTATTTTTAAAATATCCAGTACAAAACGAGTATTAACATGTAATTCAATATCTTCCCCTTCCTGCTCTATAGGGATAATTTCTTCCATACTTCCTTCCTGAGAAGAAACCCTGGCCTCAAGCTTTCCTTTTCCAATAATAATATTAACCGCCTGGTTTTTTCCTTCAGTGAGAAGAGAAGCTCTGCTTACGGTATTTTCCAGGGATTGTCGATCGATGACGATTCTAGTCCTGTATTCCCGGGGTATTACACCGCTTACTTCGGGATATTTTTCATCCAATAATCTGGATGTAAAATTGATTTCATTAAAATTAAACTGCAAAGTATTGTTAATACTGCCAATTTCAACAGTATTCTTATTATCTCCCAAAATTTTCAGAAGCTCACGTAAAACTTTTGCAGGAATAAGACATTTTTTCTGAGAAAAATTCCATTTTTCATCTTTTAATACTTTGATAACAAGCCTATATGTATCTGAAGCTGTCAAGGTAAGTTGATTTC
Encoded proteins:
- the dnaN gene encoding DNA polymerase III subunit beta, with product MRIITSSTHLYECLETVEKALPLRSTIPVISNILLYVKSDQLIFSSTNLEMTITSFLKQPCDTEGCILLPPKIVEIMRYFPTDEVTLDINWENYRLDITGGSARFHLYGSDPQDYPQLNFEAKQPSEGFEIEQNAFKKILKSVVFAASSEETRPAFNGILFSYDGNQLTLTASDTYRLVIKVLKDEKWNFSQKKCLIPAKVLRELLKILGDNKNTVEIGSINNTLQFNFNEINFTSRLLDEKYPEVSGVIPREYRTRIVIDRQSLENTVSRASLLTEGKNQAVNIIIGKGKLEARVSSQEGSMEEIIPIEQEGEDIELHVNTRFVLDILKIIEVQKIIIDFHGDGGPLIFRLIDDNSYLYLVLPIKKVN
- the recF gene encoding DNA replication/repair protein RecF, encoding MFYLDNLTINNFRNYSNQQLEFYPNLNVIIGDNAQGKTNLIESIYYISVTRSFRTKRDYELIKWNEPFFFLKGRFTRDNLYYDIQVSYEKASQLKILINKNQINRYDHLQYFPVVAFSPDDLLIIREGPAIRRRFINLFASRLSLRYFQDLKDYQRVLMQRNFILKEKRRDSNIRGLLEPWNQALISLGSSIVLFRSELTKQLAAEVRTFSDNMTSSHERLRLEYRSTISGAENLADIENDFRYKLPELFDQEIRRGATLIGPHLDDLKIYINDFDTRHYSSQGQKRTAALALRIGEVNLFRRQCGFAPIILLDDVFSEFDSARQEFLFLFLKKYDGQSFITTSADINFLTEKVSKDLKKIYIQHGSVVDEKSRAFD